A stretch of the Sulfolobus acidocaldarius SUSAZ genome encodes the following:
- a CDS encoding glycine cleavage system protein T, with product MFSSPLLDIETKLNADIGEFANWKMPMKYTSYQDEHLLVRRSVAFFDISHMGRLKVSGNQNELELLVSKEISKNKPNSIIGPTAFLNDKGGFEDDVMIYKVSENEFLIVTNAINREKITNWIGKNSGLNVEDLTFKYGMLAIQGRNVWNFIEKAEVKPLEFILNTKFLGENVFLLSRSGWTGEDGLEVWADANTLTSIIQKLLKLGIKPAGLIARDSLRQEMGYVLYGEDIDSNITPVEARYWVFSLDKDFIGKEKIMEHIENGVNRIRLGFKLKKDDRLLPRKDYKIKSPLGSRDVGYVTSSTFSPYLNRVIGMGYIKPEYAYIGYELAIDIRGKQVKAKISDFPLINTR from the coding sequence ATGTTTAGTTCACCACTTTTGGATATTGAGACAAAACTAAATGCAGATATAGGAGAATTCGCAAACTGGAAAATGCCTATGAAATATACTAGTTATCAAGACGAACATCTTCTAGTAAGAAGATCAGTAGCATTCTTTGACATATCCCATATGGGTAGACTTAAAGTTTCAGGAAACCAAAATGAACTGGAATTACTTGTCTCCAAAGAAATTTCTAAAAACAAACCAAATTCAATAATTGGACCAACAGCATTTCTTAATGACAAGGGAGGATTCGAAGATGATGTAATGATTTATAAGGTATCAGAAAATGAATTCTTAATCGTAACTAATGCTATAAATCGTGAGAAAATAACTAATTGGATAGGAAAAAATTCTGGATTGAATGTTGAAGATCTGACATTTAAATATGGTATGCTTGCAATTCAGGGAAGGAACGTCTGGAATTTCATAGAAAAAGCTGAGGTTAAACCACTAGAGTTTATTTTAAATACCAAGTTTCTTGGGGAAAACGTATTTTTACTAAGTAGATCAGGGTGGACAGGAGAAGATGGCTTAGAAGTTTGGGCTGATGCCAACACACTAACTTCGATAATTCAGAAATTATTGAAACTTGGTATAAAACCGGCAGGATTAATAGCTAGAGATAGTTTGAGGCAAGAAATGGGGTATGTATTGTACGGAGAGGACATAGATTCTAACATTACACCAGTGGAAGCAAGATATTGGGTGTTTTCACTCGATAAGGATTTCATAGGTAAAGAAAAAATAATGGAACATATAGAGAATGGTGTTAATAGAATAAGATTAGGATTCAAACTTAAGAAAGATGATAGACTTCTTCCTCGAAAAGATTATAAGATAAAGTCTCCCTTAGGCTCAAGGGATGTCGGATACGTAACAAGTAGCACATTCAGTCCTTATTTAAACAGGGTTATTGGAATGGGGTACATAAAACCTGAGTACGCTTACATAGGTTATGAGCTTGCAATAGATATTAGAGGGAAACAAGTAAAAGCAAAAATTTCCGATTTCCCTCTTATTAATACGAGGTGA
- a CDS encoding glycine cleavage system protein H, whose amino-acid sequence MSVVIDGKYLILKDRHYTETDEWILINGNIATVGITDYAQKKLKDIVGIELPQVGREVIIGEQVAVVESVKAAADIFSPLSGSVLEVNKELQSSPETINKDPYGRGWIFKLKIKDEKEVSKLLNFEQYIISIKQREGI is encoded by the coding sequence ATGAGTGTAGTAATCGATGGTAAATATCTGATTCTTAAAGATAGGCATTACACCGAGACCGATGAGTGGATATTAATCAACGGGAACATTGCAACAGTTGGAATAACAGATTATGCTCAGAAGAAACTTAAGGATATAGTAGGAATAGAACTACCACAAGTGGGTAGAGAAGTAATTATAGGAGAACAAGTTGCTGTTGTGGAATCTGTTAAGGCTGCTGCAGATATATTCTCGCCTCTCTCCGGTAGTGTGCTAGAAGTAAATAAGGAATTACAGAGTTCCCCTGAGACAATTAATAAGGATCCTTATGGTAGGGGATGGATATTCAAACTAAAGATAAAAGATGAGAAAGAGGTATCTAAATTACTAAATTTCGAACAATACATTATTTCGATAAAACAAAGAGAGGGAATTTGA
- a CDS encoding carboxylate-amine ligase, with the protein MSNIEILEDYIPQLTRPSYLIVGLPDAGLVGTIATEFLVKKLGLSEFATIHAPDILPPIMHVRDGIAKSPLKFYHNGKNMIVFHSYIALPFSVINQIAKTLIDFAKKYGINNIISITGIPVENRLSATTLNSFVIGNNQQVTEEIEKMGLSKKFGEGYIAGPYAPILSYSQREKLNNIIIVVESFMDLPDPEASAIALSILSKYIGFPLDTEELLKEAEEVRERIRGLMSQTREELPKYATGRPMTYA; encoded by the coding sequence ATGAGTAATATAGAAATATTAGAGGATTATATACCACAGTTAACAAGACCTTCTTACCTTATTGTTGGATTACCCGATGCTGGATTAGTAGGTACAATTGCTACTGAATTCCTTGTTAAAAAATTAGGATTAAGTGAATTTGCTACTATTCATGCACCTGATATTTTACCACCGATAATGCATGTAAGAGACGGAATAGCTAAATCACCATTGAAGTTTTATCATAATGGTAAAAACATGATAGTATTTCACTCATATATAGCATTACCTTTCTCAGTGATTAACCAGATAGCTAAAACTTTGATCGACTTCGCAAAGAAGTATGGGATAAATAACATAATTTCCATAACAGGCATACCAGTAGAGAACAGATTATCTGCAACTACACTAAATTCATTTGTAATAGGAAATAATCAACAAGTAACTGAAGAGATAGAAAAAATGGGATTGTCGAAAAAGTTTGGTGAAGGATATATAGCAGGTCCTTATGCTCCCATATTATCCTATTCCCAAAGGGAAAAGTTAAATAATATAATAATAGTCGTCGAATCTTTTATGGATTTGCCAGATCCAGAAGCTTCCGCAATAGCTTTATCTATCTTGTCAAAATACATTGGTTTCCCCTTGGATACAGAAGAACTACTTAAAGAGGCTGAGGAAGTTAGAGAGAGAATTAGGGGACTTATGTCTCAGACTAGAGAGGAATTACCAAAGTACGCAACAGGTAGACCGATGACATACGCGTGA